The following proteins come from a genomic window of Hymenobacter canadensis:
- a CDS encoding DUF4476 domain-containing protein: MKKALLFCLSLLLLTAAHLQAAPANMNITSERGVPFNLRFDGRTLTRGGARQVHLNRIAPGVHWAEFMIPVGYGRSVSYRTRVFLDPGLETSFVLLTRPGRGPELRKVAAVPVRGGYDNGGYPNGGYGGVQGGSPRGADEDYDDSYGNQPAPGQPGGYGNGGYPNNNGGNNSGYPNGNSYPNGGNNNGGGYYGGSSVSYNRVMAPQDVDALVAAVHRQSFDKDKLPMARLALSETGLRAEDLTRLMKELSFEDSKMELAKYGSSRVVDRQNLYRLNEGFTFSHSANELQEYLAQQAPR, from the coding sequence ATGAAAAAGGCGCTACTCTTCTGCCTCAGCCTGTTGCTGCTGACGGCCGCCCACTTGCAGGCCGCTCCGGCCAACATGAACATCACCTCGGAGCGCGGCGTGCCCTTCAACCTGCGTTTTGATGGCCGCACCCTAACGCGTGGTGGTGCCCGCCAGGTACACCTCAACCGGATTGCGCCGGGCGTGCATTGGGCCGAGTTTATGATACCCGTAGGCTATGGCCGCTCGGTCAGCTACCGCACCCGCGTTTTCCTGGACCCCGGCCTGGAAACCAGCTTCGTGCTCCTGACGCGCCCCGGTCGTGGTCCCGAGCTGCGCAAAGTGGCTGCTGTGCCAGTGCGTGGCGGCTACGATAATGGTGGCTACCCCAACGGCGGCTACGGCGGCGTGCAGGGTGGCAGCCCGCGGGGAGCTGATGAGGACTACGACGATTCGTATGGCAACCAGCCTGCGCCCGGCCAGCCCGGCGGCTACGGCAACGGTGGCTACCCCAATAACAACGGCGGCAATAACAGCGGCTATCCTAACGGCAATAGCTACCCCAATGGCGGCAACAACAACGGCGGTGGCTACTACGGCGGTAGCAGCGTGAGCTACAACCGCGTGATGGCCCCGCAGGATGTGGATGCCCTGGTGGCGGCTGTGCACCGCCAGTCGTTCGACAAGGACAAGCTGCCCATGGCCCGCCTGGCCCTCAGCGAAACCGGCCTGCGCGCCGAAGACCTGACCCGCCTGATGAAGGAGCTAAGCTTCGAGGACTCGAAAATGGAGCTGGCCAAATACGGCTCCAGCCGCGTGGTAGACCGCCAGAACCTGTACCGCCTCAACGAAGGCTTCACGTTCTCGCACTCGGCCAATGAGCTGCAGGAATACCTGGCGCAACAGGCGCCGCGCTAA